In a genomic window of Pseudomonas mohnii:
- a CDS encoding SRPBCC family protein codes for MSTLQPDTLIKNPQGCQVVSSVEVPVDAAKVWAVVGNFAGFDQFIPALSHIEMTGEGVSSLRKKFFRDGNLVVEQLNSRDDQALSMTWTTIYNTLGVANLWAAMNVESLGAGQSRATWTIIAEPAQGGADALPGFKDFVQGFADDAMNNVLKVFA; via the coding sequence ATGAGCACTCTGCAACCCGACACCCTGATCAAAAACCCGCAAGGCTGCCAGGTGGTGTCCTCGGTGGAAGTACCAGTCGATGCCGCAAAAGTCTGGGCCGTGGTCGGCAACTTCGCCGGCTTCGATCAATTCATCCCGGCGCTGTCGCACATCGAGATGACCGGCGAGGGCGTGTCGTCCCTACGCAAGAAGTTCTTCAGGGACGGCAACCTGGTGGTCGAGCAACTCAACTCCCGAGACGACCAGGCTCTGAGCATGACTTGGACCACGATTTACAACACCTTGGGCGTGGCCAATTTGTGGGCGGCCATGAACGTGGAATCACTCGGAGCAGGTCAATCGCGGGCCACTTGGACGATCATTGCCGAACCCGCCCAGGGTGGTGCTGATGCGCTACCTGGGTTCAAGGATTTCGTTCAGGGCTTTGCCGATGATGCGATGAATAATGTGTTGAAGGTGTTTGCATAA